The following nucleotide sequence is from Corylus avellana chromosome ca7, CavTom2PMs-1.0.
aaaaattgattttgaggaATTCAAACGTGTTAGAAAATACTTTACATTTATTAGAATGGATCGAATAAAATTtctttggagaaaatttatgtccattaTTTATTGAATAAATAGAGTGAGGGTTCCACATGTAGAGTTTACCTTGGATCCAATTTAAGTTGAAATTGAGACATGTCTCTTTGGACCATAGGATGATACGACTAAGTCCCCTGACCTAATTTGCATCCATAAGTTGCTCTTACATAGATggtaagtactttttttttttttttttaattgaataaggaaatggATTATGGAGgatctttctcatttttgaTCCAGATGAAAGAGAGAATAAGAGATCctgtgggaatgcttccaaaaccAAGATGAGAAGTGGTCATTGAGCTAAAGCATGTTTCCGAAAATTGGTACTACAAGACACTTTCAAAGTAttccaactttgaaagaaagataaaaccaAACTAACATCAGTTATACAATTAGCAAAGTTCGAGGAGGAAAATAAGGAGATGGTAAACTACTTTGTGAAgtggagtattttttttttttttgtaacatagGAGAACTTTATTCAGATGAATTGCACGTTGCAAAACTTTGTAAAGTGGAGTATTAGAATATCATATACTACATATAAAAGTAGAAGCTTTCGCGCTTAGAATTGCAACAAGTAACAATCTAAAATGTTGACAAATGTTCTTTTaatattcaaatcaaataaggaaacaaaaaaaataaagaaataaagaaataattatattaaagaatttagaacaaataacaaatttagcCCATCTAAGATTCTTCAAGATGAAAGACTTTTGCCCAAAAAGTCTCGGATTTCATACAATCGTTTGAGAAAAAACTCAGaatattttcattataattaCTTTTGCcccaaaaaggcaaaaatatttttgacaaaacatcttgaaaaaaaattgttgaaaatattttcattctGCTTTGAATTTGGATATCATATACTAAATATAAAGGggagtgctagggagccaaacaaatgaactcataaaatttttcaaactaaCGTGACAAACTGTGAGTGACAGACAAGGGagagaaaattgcattttttttaatttaaaaacaattgtcACGTcagttaataaatttttctgaattcatttgtttgactccctaCCACTTCTCAAATATAAAAGTATAAACATTCAAGGGAATCActtaaggccttgtttggttgggcatgtttttgttttcaaattcatattttttgattttgtaaacagATTTGGcacaaattcacaaattcaaaattttgtccAATGTTCTAAAAATTACACAACACATATGCAtcgatttcttaaaaaattcaaaacaaaaataaaatttgactcATCCAAATAACACATCTGCAtcgatttcttaaaaaattcaaaacaaaaatgaaatttggcTTATCCAAACAAGGCCGGTACCGGTGTTCCCCTCATTcaaggtggatattattttctaaaaaaaaataaaaattggctcttatttctctcacccaaattttaaaaagtaatattcacttagaattaagaaaatacctaactttttttttttaacagtcatatttgtaaaatttattttttcctgacaattatatttttgaaaatttgtacTTCTCACCATTATTAATCCGTAGGACCATAACTCCATAAGTTATTCCCATATCTCTAGGCATAaatagggggaaaaaaagagtGAATAGTGTGGTAATTATTTTGTGGGTTTGGGGAGAGtgtggaaaagaaagaaagagaggagaaaataagaaatgacaaaaaaaaaaaaaaaaaaaaaaaggaacgaAAGAAAAAGCTTGAATATtttttatgtactttttttaatatatatagatatatatatttggggaCTAACCAACCAATGCTTctcagatatttttttttattttttcataatggGAAGATGAATAGAGGTTAAAAAATATGCATTtactatttttctcttcaaagtAAGAATTTTCAACAGTAAAAGGCGGATGAGAATGCAATTAGCTTCGAGTAAaccaagaaaggaaaaggatcGAGAAATGGTCCGGTATGTTCCTCCTCTTTTCCCTAGCTGCTAGGTAGATGCAAAAGCTATTAAAGAACATGGAAGACTTTTCTTCCTGGGACCCGAACATATAACCTTTCAAACGTCAAAGTCAACACGAGATTTTCTTCTACATATGATCTGCTCAAGGCAAATTATGACGTCCACTACTTCCTCCATTTTTTACTGACAAGGTCCACTTTCAGTCTCCCACAAGAAACTCCTACCAATTTTCCATGGAAATGCTTCATCTCCTCAGGGCtctcttccctttctttcttctccatttcctttctcttttgcttcCCTCATCAGCTAATTACACTCTACCAGCTGTGTATTTCATCAATTGCGGGTCAAAGTCCAACATTACTGTCGGCGGTCGGAACTTCGTTGGTGACTTGAATTCTGGCTCCTTCTCTGTCGGAACAAGCTCTGATGTCAGTGACACCAACTCAGCAACAGATATGTCTCTCTATCAAACTGCAAGAATTTTTGAAAACCCATCTTCATATGATTTTGATATCATCGATCATGGCATTTATTATGTTCGCCTCCATTTCTTTCCGTTCATGTCCGGGAAGACTAATCTGGCTAAGGCCCTATTCGATGTTTCAACTTCTAATTTTTCGCTCTTGtcaaactttggggttcaagaAAATAGTAATTCACCTGTGATTGAGGAGTTCTTACTCACTATCAACGGAACCGATAagttcagcgtccactttactCCTCACAGaaaatcttttgcttttgtGAGCGCCATAGAAGTCTTTCTAATCCCAGATGAAGGCTTCGTCCTGGATAATTTTTCTCTAGTTACTCCTGCTGGGAGCAATCAAACTTATGTTGGCCTACCATCTCAGGTTTTACGCACAATTCATAGGGTCAATGTTGGAGGTCCACAGAACAATGACTCACTGTGGAGGACTTGGATACCGGATGATGATTATCTCCTTTCCCCAGGATCTGCAAAAATCTGCCCCCCTTATAACGGTACGCTTACATATGATGTTCTTGGTGCTACTAATTATAGTGCCTCAGATGTTGTTTACAGGACTTGCAAAGAATTAAATTCAAATTCGTCCAGCGTAACTTGGCGTTTTGATGTGAGCAAGAGTGCCAGACACCTGCTTCGGCTGCACTTTTGCGATATTGTTAGCACAGCGGCTGCTGTTGTCAAATTCAATGCCTCTATATATAGCAATTTCAGTGAGATGATCTATCCTGACGATATTAACCAAACTGTGCAGTTGGCAGCTCCATCTTACTATGATTTCGTGGTTGATTCTGACGATTCGGGATTTATGAATGTTAGTGTAGGGCCTAGGAAGGATTCTGCAAATAAAACTGCCTATCTGAATGGGCTGGAGATTATGGAGTTTATGGGTGTTCCAATTCAGGACAAGCCAAAGAAACATGTtggtgttgttgttgttatagTTGCTACAGCCTGTGGTGCGGTCTTTGTCTTCGTTTTGGTAGTGCTGTTGTTGTTGGGGTTAAGATACAAGAAAGCAAAGCATGTTGATGGAGTAGGTTCATTGCCAGTGCTCCATGGACAAGGAAGTTATTACAGTAAAGGGAAAGCGAATGCCTCCCCTGTTCGTAATGTCAACCTAAATTTGAAGATGCCTCTTCTTCAAATACTTGATGCAACTCATAAATTTGACATCAAATTCTTAATAGGTGAGGGTGGGTTTGGCAAAGTTTACGAGGGAACTCTTCTGGATGGTACCAAAGTGGCTGTGAAACGAAGTGATCCTAAAAATGGGCAGGGCCTTCCTGAATTCGAAACAGAAATCTTGGTCTTATCCAAAATTCGCCATCGCCATCTTGTTTCCTTGATAGGGTATTGCGAAGAAGGGTCTGAGATGATACTGGTGTATGAATTTATAGAAAAGGGCACTCTGAGAGACCATCTCTATGTTTTGAAGGAGAACCCTGAGAGATCATCTAAAAGGTCTAAATTGTCTTGGAAGCAACGGCTTGAGATTTGTGTTGGTTCAGCAAAGGGCCTTCATTACCTTCACACCTCTTCAGCTGGGGGAATCATTCACCGGGATGTTAAGTCAACAAATATCTTGCTGAATGAACAGTACGTGGCTAAAGTTGCTGACTTTGGCCTTTCAAGATCAGGCCATCAAGATCCAAACCATTTCAGTACTGTTGGCATAAAGGGTAGCTTTGGTTATGTGGATCCTGAATATTTTAGAACCTTTGAGTTTACAGAAAAATCTGATGTCTACTCCTTTGGTGTGGTACTTCTTGAGGTGCTTTGTGCAAGGCCAGCTATTGTTGACTCGCCCAAGAGGGAGGAGGTGAACCTTGCGGAATGGGGGATGTTTTGGCAAAAGAAAGGGCAACTTGAAAAGATTATCGATCCGTTGTTAGTGGGAGAAATTAACCATGATTCACTAAGAAAATTTGGTGAAATAGCTGAGAATTGTTTGAAGGATTGTGGAGCTGACAGGCCTTCCATGCTTGATGTgcagtgggacttggaatatgCACTGCAGCTTCAACAAACTGCATTGCACAAAGAAGCGCATGACGACTCTACAACAAATGCATTTTTGGAATTGCCTTTGCCTTCCGATCATAGCATCCCAGATTGGGAAGATGATCATGTGCCCATTATGTTAAGGGATGATGGTTCGGAGACGACAGATAGTGGGGTTTTCTCTCAGATGAGGATTGATGGTGCCAGATAATCTCTAGCTACTGCTTTAGGGtagttttatctctttctttgttcATTATCACTGTGGAGAATCTTGTATTGTATTATGTATCTTTGTGCTCTTTGTTTGTTTACTCAATGCTGCAAGTGTAATAATAATAGGTTTATTGAACATCAAGCATTTGGCTATAATCTATTAGTGAAAAGTTTAAGAACACGCGATCTACTCTGTTATTCAGTTGCCCCCCTCCCAAATAAAAAGAGTGAAAATTccgaaatgaaatgaaatgattagACTGACCCAGGCCACGTCGACTGGTGACTTATAACCTCACTTTAGGTcccttgaattttcatttttgttttaaatggggtacttttggcattttaataaaaaaatggtaaaattaaaaatggctGAAATATTCAATACTGACAATGAAAATTTTTAGATTTCAAATATATGATTGCTAGACCACTTATAATTCGAAGGGTGGGTGTAATTCAAATTTCCCCAAAAACTTTTCTTTGTTGGTTCCGTAAAATTCTCTTTCCAAGtaaaaaatgactagtcaaaagCATATGCTAATCCAGTATAATGAACTAAAATGGTCCAccatttatttaagaaaaatgttgtaaattacatttttatcttactttgTTGATATGGCAATGCCAATTAATCATTAGATCAACAACATTAACAATATAGGATAAAAGTGAGATAATAGTGTTGTTTCTAACCTAGGAacccaaaaattgattttgggGAATTTAAACATGTTAGAAAATAGTTGACATTTATTAGAGTGAATCGAATGAAATTTCTTTGGAGGGAATTTGTATCCATTATTTATTGAATAAATAGAGTGAGGGTTCCACGTGTAGAGTTTATCTTGAATCCAATTTAAGTTGAAATTGAGACATATGTCTCTTTGGACCATAAGATGATACGACTAAGCCCCTAAACCTAATTTGCCCCCTTAAGTTGCTCTTGCATAGATGGTAAACTACTTTATGAAGTGGAGTATTAGAATATCGTATACTACATATAAAAGTAGAAGCTTTCGTGCTTAGAAGTAGAAGCTTTCGTGCTTAGAATTGCAACAAGTACAAGTCTTAAACTATTGACAAATGTCCTTTTaatattcaaatcaaataaggaaaccaaatatatatatatatatatatatattaagggaaaaatacattttactcctCAGAACTATCCattcatttgcatttttaatcataatgtttaaaaagtgtcactttacccctccaaattttcaaattattgcaattcgaccattctaagttttttttcttcccaaaatgcccccatctcaagtttttttttttttttttaaaaaaaaaaaattaaaaattaaggggtggcaggtctagggtggccagccaccccttaatttttaatttttaatttttttaacttgggatgtgggcattttggaaaaaaaaaaaaaaaaaagtcagaatggtcgaattacaacaatttgaaagtttgtgaGGTAAAGtgccactttttaaatattagggttaaaagtataaatatgttgatagttcagggggggtaaaatgtattttttcattatattaaaGAATTtagaacaaataacaaatttagcCCATCTAAGATTCTTCAAGATGAAAGACTTTTGCCCAAGAAGGTCTCGTATGagaaaactcaaaatattttcattataattaCTTTTgccccaaaaatatttttgacaaaacaaCTTCggaaaaaaattgtagaaaatattttcattctGCTTTGGGTTTGGATATCatatactaaaatataaaagcaTAAACATTCAAGAGAATCACTTAAAGAATGTGACGGACAAGCGGTATTCTAAAATGTTGACAAGTGTCCATTTAATttccaaatcaaataataataaaaaaaaaacaaatcaaatcatattgaGGATTCagaacaaataacaaattgCATCTTTTTGCTAATTGGAGACTTTCAAGTTGATAAATCATGTATTCTTTTGAGATTTGTGGAAAGCCCTTTTATCAAATGcgttaattaataattaataatttatatatatacaaaaattttgaatttaaattaaaaaaaaaaaaaaactcacacatagtgcaattaattaattaaataatttgatataaGTGAAGAGATTATAGACACAAATTCTATAAACTTTACGTTTTTGCTTCTCCAACTCTGTCTTCTCTTACCTCTCcgtttctcttctcttctcctctcaTTGGCTTACATTGTTCCTGATAAGTACTTCATCAACTGTGGAGCGCCCGAGAACGTGACCATTGCCGATGGTAGGTGGGTCTTTGTTGGCAGCCGAGATTTCTCAGCTAGAAAAGGTAAAGCTGTCAAAAGCCGTAACTATTATGGTTTATTTGCTTATTTTACCGGAGATGCGCTTATGCCCGGTAGCATTTTCATATGCTTCCTTGAATTTGTTTCCTATTTTAGCCACACAAAAAATCTCCATTTGAATTGCTCCAAAGCATTTATGTTCGGCACTCTAAATTAggattttccttttattattttatttattattatttttttaacattcatATATTTAGTTCTCAATGTGTAACTCAATCAGTTGGATGTCACATCTTATAAAGTAaaggtcactaatttgaatctccttctcctttctcttttcttgtgcatatatatttaaaaaagaaaaaaaatcatatatatgaaaatttgtCCTTTTCTAAtgtatatttttgaaaaattgtctttttctaacatatgtttttgaaaaattatcattttttaaagggaaatatTAGGTGTTCGATCTCCTCATtttaagtggatattattttctaaaaaaaaaaaaaagaaaagaaaaagctctTATTTCTTTCACCCTGTTTTTAGAAAGTAATATTTATCTAGGACtagaaaaacattttaactttttttttttttttttttttaacagtcatattttttaaatttcgtttttcctaacaattatatatatattttcaaaatttggactTCTCACCATTATTAATCTAGGCATGGGGtgaataaaatgtaattttgggAAGAGcgtggaaaagaaagaaagagagagagacaggaggagaaaataagaaaatgacaaaaaaaaaaaaaaaaaaaaagttgaacgAAAGAAAAagtttgaatattttatgttttttttttaaaaaaataaaataaaatttggggaCTAACCAACCAATGCTTCTTAACTAGTGGGGAAAAtgattataaaaagaaaaaagaaaaaagaaaaaaaaaactagcggAGAACATTGTTCATGTTCCTCAGATATTTTTTCATAATAGGAAGAcgaatagttaaaaaaaaaaatacattttactataataaaaaaaaattataataataaaataataataaaatttttttttttgcctgtgATGCACGCCATGCGTAATTTCTATcactactctttttcttttcaaagtaAGAATTTTTCAACAGTAAAAAGGCGGAGGAGAATGCAATTAGAATCggcagtttaaaaaaaaaaaaaaaaaaaaaaaaaaaactctccaaaTGGTCCGGGGTACAAGTTCCTTGCTGCTGGGTAGATGCAAAAGCTATTAACAACGCGGAGGAGGATGGAAGACTTTTCTTCCTTGGAAATGGCTTTGATTTGACTCTTACCTTTCAAACGTCTAAGTCAACACGAGAGTTTCTTCTACATCTGCTCAAGGCAATTTATGACGTCCACTACTTCCTCCATTCTTTACTGATAAGGTTCACTTTCAGTCTCCcacaagaaaagagaaaaggcaGCTCTCCTACCAATTTTCCATGGAAAAACTTCATCTCCTNNNNNNNNNNNNNNNNNNNNNNNNNNNNNNNNNNNNNNNNNNNNNNNNNNNNNNNNNNNNNNNNNNNNNNNNNNNNNNNNNNNNNNNNNNNNNNNNNNNNATGGGGTGGCCCACACTATAAAAATCATGGACTATATTGACGTGGCTAAataaacacgtcaataatttattgacatgcAAAAAAGGCACCGTCCCATACATTCGTACTATACACCGTCTCAGACACGGTCGCAGAACCCTGAGAACTCCTCATTCTAACAGATGACAGATAagattagagaacttgaagaggagcggaCACAACAAATATGTGCGATGGATGAGATGGTCAAacagattgaagaacaaaaagttCATATAGCAGAGAAAGATGTCATCTTTGAGGCTCGTTTTCGCTAGCTTGAAGCCATACTCGCGTGCTCGCGTCGACCTCTGGATCCATGCTCGACAGAGGTAATactatatttgtgttgtttttgttattcttcaGTTAGCATAACTATAGTCTGCATCGATCACTTTAACTGTTAGAATTGTGTATCCACAAGAGTCTTAATTAGCAACGCATTGTTCTTGGGGTTCATTTTAAAActaacgtatatttgcatcactgtatatctgtgttttggatttttttattgattatcattggttcacaactcatttgcaggtaatgcagattaagCATTGGGGATGACTATGTTGACTTGGACTAAGCACGTGGTTTCTCATCGCTATttgttaagttttatatatattttgttactatttgttgatctatatagttagatcaaactatatgtttgttgagactagtTGAAACTTGTTTGTAGCAGATATAACatagtttgattgtatatttattttgtgttgtgtttgaaCGTATTtttgatgtatatatttgttttgttttgtgttgtgttgaaacgtagtatatgtgttgaaatttagtttaattaatttatgttagaatttcatatgtattggatgtatatgcaaattgaattggaattttatatGTGTATTAGGTTGGATATATTGGATTAactggatgtattggatatgtttgatgtattggattaattgaatgtattggatatgtttgatgtattggattaattggatatattagatatgtttgatgtattagattaattggatgtattgaaTATGTTTGAtttattggattaattggatgtattggatatgtttgaaatAGGGTTGGATAGGTTTGAAGTATTgaattaattggatgtattggatatctTTGATGTGTTTGTAATGGGGCtagatatgtttgatgtatttgattaattggatgtattggatatgtttgatgtattgaagattttgatgtattggattaatttgatgtatttgatatgtttaatgtattggatatgtttgaaatGGGGTTGGATATGTTTGctgtatttgattaatttgatgtattggatatgtttgaaatGGGGTTGGATATGTTTGttgtatttgattaattggatgtattggatgtgtttgatgtattggagattttgatgtattggatatatttgatgtattggatttattggatgtattggattgaattgaatgtattggatttgatgtattaaattgaatgtatattgaatatatattggatatatattaaaTGTATTGGATGTATTAGATATTGAATATATTGGATTGAAtgtatattggatatatattgaatatattGGATATCAGGTTAATACGTAAATCTGGGtaaataatttagaaaatatataaatgaaaaaaaaaaaaaagatttttgacgtgtcaaacggtgtggcacgtcaaaattttttgacgtggtgaaaATGCCACGTAAAAAACTTAGATTTTTTTACACCCGCCCTTTTAACCGTTGAGACACgtaaaaaatgacacgtcagaagggttttctaacgtgtcagtaccattgacacgtcagaaattgttgataaaaaaaaaaaactcgattTTTGTAGTGCCACCCCTccaccctaggggtggcttgcgggcCACCTCAAACCACACATGCCACCTTGGTCaccattcaatttttatttttttatttttaattttttttaatttttagatttaaattttaaaattaaattaatgaaaaaaaataatatttgaatgaGATGAAACGATGCGTTTTGATTGGGGCTAACGGCTGTTAtaaaattttgacggtagagattttattgtcatttcgattgacctaggAAATAAattttcgaagaaaaaaaacttaaggatttttaaattttggagagtTGACTCAAGAACTTATTATATAATTaccctaaaaaaatgaaagaaatttattttgtagtaattttttatttaaataataaaaaaaagttattgatgtgatataaaaagtaagaatgttgagaattgattttgagatgaatagtatcaagcatttttttttgttggttaggGGGCCTTTGGCAAATGGCCCCATTGGGTTGCACTCACAGTCCACTTGGTTAGCTCATGCACACTACACGATTGAGCTTGTTGCGCCAAAAAGCTTATAGAATCATAAATTAAACGGGAACGTTGCACTGTTTGCAAACCCGACATTAAATTAACATGTTTATATTAAGTGATTTGatcagtttaattaaataagttgggTTATGATTGTTTATATACATATTTGGATATGATCCAAACTCGACACGTAACTTTAGGACTAACAATCTTTTATTTGACCCGCAAACTTTACACGCGAAGAAGAACGGCCGCCTCTAGGTACATGCAAGAAATCATTAGGGCTAGGGTTGCTATCATAGGCCCAATTTTCTTAGTTATCTGATCCAACTGAATTGAGCCCGATATGGCTCAGATTTTAGGAttggtgttatatatatatagcgatGACCTTGGTTCATTAAGGAAGCCTGATTTTGATCATGGACTAGGCTTAGATTTTAGACTtgattgactttttttttttttttactaagcaAATATGGGAAAACAGGGAGGGGAAAAAcattaatggaaaaataaaaggtaaagtTTATGCCTTAAATTTACAAGAATAGGTAAAATCGACGAAATTGCAAaatcatttcttctttttttcctttaaacaaaGCATAGATCTTGTTTGTGTGGCCACCCTCGTCGGTTTTTTGGTGGAGAATTCTCTGCCAATTTAAGACGTTGACCACGTCAATTGGAGTTTCTCCTCTATCACCTACTTGATCAGCTTGtctttatttgaaatgaatttgCTGATGCAGACATGTTTCAAATTTGGCAGTGCCCCACTCCAAATTTGGAACATAACATTCTACATTTCGGACGTCAAAGTCAACAACGGCTGTAGGTTAATCTTGTACGTACATTTTAGCCATTCGGGTCGATGCTTGTTTACTATATAAACTTCCCTCGATCGCATGGCTGATAGGGTACTCAGGAAAACACAATTCCCATGGAAAAGCTCTGTTTTTCCCCAATGGCTCATTtcactctctttcttcttcaaatccTTTCTCTTCTACTTGTCTCCTCGGCTCAAACTCGCCCAGctaaatattttatgaattgTGGGTCAAAGTCTGACATACCTGTCAACGATCGAACCTTCTTTGGGGACATGAATCCCGGCACCTTCTCTGTTGGAAAAAGCTATCCTATTAGTGCCAAGGCAGCAACAAATAATCCTCTTTATCAAACAGCAAGAATATTCTTAAACCCATCTTCATATGAGTTTGATATAATTGATCATGGCGTTTATTATGTTCGTCTCCATTTCTATCCGTACATGATAGGGAAGGCTAATGTGGTCGCTAACATCTCATTCAACGTTTCAGTTACTAATTCTACGCTCTTGTCAGAGTTTAGTGCTAAACAGACTAATAATTTACCAGTGATTGAGGAGTTCTTAGTCACTATCTTCGAAAGCAAGTTCAGCATCAACTTTATTCCTGAAGCAAAATCTTTAGCTTTCGTGAACGCCATAGAAGTCTTTCTATTCGCCCCAAATCTGAAATTCCTCTTAATTGATATTCCTGTGGTTAGTGGTAGGGGGATAAGCAGAAACTACTCAGGCGATGGACCGGATGTTTTACACACACTTCACAGGATCAATGTTGGAGGTCCACTTCACAATGACTCACTGTGGAGGACTTGGATACCGGATGATCCTTACGTCCCT
It contains:
- the LOC132188721 gene encoding probable receptor-like protein kinase At2g23200, yielding MEMLHLLRALFPFFLLHFLSLLLPSSANYTLPAVYFINCGSKSNITVGGRNFVGDLNSGSFSVGTSSDVSDTNSATDMSLYQTARIFENPSSYDFDIIDHGIYYVRLHFFPFMSGKTNLAKALFDVSTSNFSLLSNFGVQENSNSPVIEEFLLTINGTDKFSVHFTPHRKSFAFVSAIEVFLIPDEGFVLDNFSLVTPAGSNQTYVGLPSQVLRTIHRVNVGGPQNNDSLWRTWIPDDDYLLSPGSAKICPPYNGTLTYDVLGATNYSASDVVYRTCKELNSNSSSVTWRFDVSKSARHLLRLHFCDIVSTAAAVVKFNASIYSNFSEMIYPDDINQTVQLAAPSYYDFVVDSDDSGFMNVSVGPRKDSANKTAYLNGLEIMEFMGVPIQDKPKKHVGVVVVIVATACGAVFVFVLVVLLLLGLRYKKAKHVDGVGSLPVLHGQGSYYSKGKANASPVRNVNLNLKMPLLQILDATHKFDIKFLIGEGGFGKVYEGTLLDGTKVAVKRSDPKNGQGLPEFETEILVLSKIRHRHLVSLIGYCEEGSEMILVYEFIEKGTLRDHLYVLKENPERSSKRSKLSWKQRLEICVGSAKGLHYLHTSSAGGIIHRDVKSTNILLNEQYVAKVADFGLSRSGHQDPNHFSTVGIKGSFGYVDPEYFRTFEFTEKSDVYSFGVVLLEVLCARPAIVDSPKREEVNLAEWGMFWQKKGQLEKIIDPLLVGEINHDSLRKFGEIAENCLKDCGADRPSMLDVQWDLEYALQLQQTALHKEAHDDSTTNAFLELPLPSDHSIPDWEDDHVPIMLRDDGSETTDSGVFSQMRIDGAR
- the LOC132186525 gene encoding probable receptor-like protein kinase At5g24010, which encodes MNPGTFSVGKSYPISAKAATNNPLYQTARIFLNPSSYEFDIIDHGVYYVRLHFYPYMIGKANVVANISFNVSVTNSTLLSEFSAKQTNNLPVIEEFLVTIFESKFSINFIPEAKSLAFVNAIEVFLFAPNLKFLLIDIPVVSGRGISRNYSGDGPDVLHTLHRINVGGPLHNDSLWRTWIPDDPYVPDLRYGKNCPAFKGALRYNVLDASKDSASDLVYSTCKELSIETGVITWQLDVSKSTIHMLRLHFCDIVSTTAAVAKFDLTLYEFYAGEIYATDGNQVERLDAPFYYDFLIESDALGLAIVTITPRADSKSKNAYLNGIEVFELTKRLN